Part of the Wolbachia endosymbiont of Diaphorina citri genome is shown below.
GTCATCCCAGCGTCAGCTACTTGTATGGCAGGGCCATCACTTATTGAATCACGTATTGTAAAAGAATATCTGAGCGAAAACACCGTAGGTACTTTTGAATTCAACATTAACGGCAAGCCATTTAAATGTGAAATTACCAAAGAAGAATTCGAGCAAGCAATCGGTCCTTTGGTTAATAAGACTATCAATATAGTCACTCGTACTATGAGCAACATAGATCTTAAAATCGATGATATAAAAGGGTTAATTTTAGTTGGTGGTGCAACTAGAGTGCCATTAGTGCAAAATTCACTAATCAAACTCTTTGGCAATAAAGTGCTGAATGATGTGGATCCGGACAAAGCAGTTGCCAATGGGGCAGCTTTGCAGGCTCATTATTTAACTTCAAACTCAAAAGATAGGAATATTCTCCTTGATGTGCTGCCTTTATCACTTGGCATAGAAACTATGGGGGGAATAGTTGAAAAAATTATACCAAGAAATACACCACTACCAGTTTCAGAAATAAAAGAGTTTACAACTTACGCTAACGGGCAAACAGCAATGAAAATTCACGTTTGTCAAGGAGAACGTGAAATGATAAAAGATAATAAATCTCTAGCACGATTTGAACTCAAAGGTATACCACAATTGCCTGCAGGTTCTGCAAAAGTTGAAATAGGATTTACAGTTAGCATTGATGGAATATTGACTGTCACTGCAAGAGAAAAAACTACTGGAGTCGAACAGACAGTTGAAATAAATTCAAGCTCTGGCTTAAATGAAGAAGATATTCAAGATATGGTCAATCAGTCAGTAAGTAACTTTGATGAAGACATGAAGGCTCGTTCCCTTGCAGAGGCTAAAATTAACGGTAACAAGCTCATACATCTAGTTGAAAATGTTTCCACTGAGCAAAAGTTAAAAATTTTACTACAGAACGTAAAAGACGCTTTACAGAAAAATGACTTAGACAACATTAATAATGCTATCGCTGAGTTAGAAAATTCTGCTTTAGAATTATGCGAATCATCAGACAGATAGAATTTACACAACTTTGTGCAGTATCCTGTCAAATCTTAGGGCAACAGGTAATCTAAAGTTAAATGGTAACCAATCAACTTTGCCTAATTTAAATGATAAACCAACCATGTTCACGCGTCCAATTATATTTTCCGCTGGTATGAACCCAATTTCAGGAAATCTACTATCAAAAGAATTATTTCTATTGTCTCCCATCACAAAAAATTGATCATCAGGTACATAATAAACAGGAGTGTTATGTGATAGCTTATTGGATGCATTGTCTATTAAAATCTCATGTTCCTTACCGCTCGGAAGTGTTTCTATGTATCTTGTTATATCACGCTTTGACTCATAATCAAAAAAACTTTCAATTTGCCGCCACTCTACTTTTTGATTATTTAGGTACAATTCTCCCTCTATCATTTGCACTTTATCGCCAGGTATTCCTATTACCCGCTTAACAAATCTAATGCTATCATTTCTTGTAGGTTTGAAAACTATTACATCACCACGCTCTGGAGGGGTATAAAAAATTCTGCCGCTAAAGATGTTTGGAGAAAACGGGAAAGAGTGTTTACTGTAACCATATGAATATTTACTAGTAAAAATGTAGTCCCCCTCAAGTAGAGTGCTTTTCATTGAACCAGAAGGAATGTGGAATGGCTCAAATAAGAGACTGCGTATTGATAGAGCAATCAGCAGCAAAAAAAACAGTGAAGATAAAAACTTCCTCGTTCTTGCCATCCTACTTTCTCTCAACTTTTTCAATTTTATTTCTTTATAAACAGCTTCACTATAACACATAAAAGTAGTGATATCAAATTTTACTCATAGGTATTATTGCTCTTTTTCAAAAGTCGAAATAAGCTCTCAAGTAATTGACAGTGATTGACAACCAATAGACATCATTTGCTATGCAATATTGTATAAATCACAATGCTAGTTTTACTGAAAATTATACTATTTTAGATATAATTATAATATTTAAACTTAAGGTATAGGGATGAACCCTACAATTAGAAAGGTTTTTTGTATTCTAGTTATAGTATTATTTACTTCTTTTTCTCATGTTGGAAGTGCTGCTGACTCTAATGACGATACAACTGCTCAAGTAATATGTAATATTATTGGCTACGTTTGGGGAATAGGTGGACCGCTTATGACCGTAGTGATAATAGGAGCAGCTTTACTTGCAATATTTGGTAGAATGCCGTGGCCTGCTCTTTTCGCCCTCGGTGTATTTTGCGCTGTGTTTTTTGGCGCTAAAACTATTGTCATAAAAGTAATGGGTGGTATAAACTCTACAAATGCCTCTTTTATGGAAGAATGTGGAACGGGAGATAAAAAAAAGAGTTAATAGGGCTATTTCTTTCTAAAGCAGACTTGGTGCACAGCTTCAACTATATCTTCCACTTGTGGTAATGCTTGCTTTTCTAGGTTTGCAGCATAAGGTAAGGGGACATCCTTGCCGGTTACCCGTACAACCGGAGCGTCGAGGTAGTCAAATCCTTGTTCCATAACCATGGCTGAGAGTTCTGCTCCTATTCCTGCAAATGGCCAACCCTCTTCTATGCT
Proteins encoded:
- the hscA gene encoding Fe-S protein assembly chaperone HscA, which produces MRPVQISEPNSNEVVFGIDLGTTNSLIAVVNKSGGMEIFKDEQGRELLPSVISYENDVLKVGYDVGKNAISSIKRLMGKSVKDLHKEGTNFEIDNEGEKVIRIKCSEEKYLTPVEISAEVLKALCKRVKKSTGMKVNKAVITVPAYFDDSARNATKYAAKLAGIEVLRLVNEPTAAALSYSIEKNNNSGIYAIYDLGGGTFDISILKLHQGVFQVLAVGGDTKLGGDDFDHLLSLIVLDKYRKKVGLSESVIPASATCMAGPSLIESRIVKEYLSENTVGTFEFNINGKPFKCEITKEEFEQAIGPLVNKTINIVTRTMSNIDLKIDDIKGLILVGGATRVPLVQNSLIKLFGNKVLNDVDPDKAVANGAALQAHYLTSNSKDRNILLDVLPLSLGIETMGGIVEKIIPRNTPLPVSEIKEFTTYANGQTAMKIHVCQGEREMIKDNKSLARFELKGIPQLPAGSAKVEIGFTVSIDGILTVTAREKTTGVEQTVEINSSSGLNEEDIQDMVNQSVSNFDEDMKARSLAEAKINGNKLIHLVENVSTEQKLKILLQNVKDALQKNDLDNINNAIAELENSALELCESSDR
- the lepB gene encoding signal peptidase I, yielding MARTRKFLSSLFFLLLIALSIRSLLFEPFHIPSGSMKSTLLEGDYIFTSKYSYGYSKHSFPFSPNIFSGRIFYTPPERGDVIVFKPTRNDSIRFVKRVIGIPGDKVQMIEGELYLNNQKVEWRQIESFFDYESKRDITRYIETLPSGKEHEILIDNASNKLSHNTPVYYVPDDQFFVMGDNRNNSFDSRFPEIGFIPAENIIGRVNMVGLSFKLGKVDWLPFNFRLPVALRFDRILHKVV
- a CDS encoding TrbC/VirB2 family protein translates to MNPTIRKVFCILVIVLFTSFSHVGSAADSNDDTTAQVICNIIGYVWGIGGPLMTVVIIGAALLAIFGRMPWPALFALGVFCAVFFGAKTIVIKVMGGINSTNASFMEECGTGDKKKS